A window of the Bacteroidota bacterium genome harbors these coding sequences:
- a CDS encoding TonB-dependent receptor — MEKKFLFSLSFLFFILQSFSQQWPGGGQGNWQGGGGGGKENWKDMVEKMKVGHLYGKIIDSTTNKAVEFASVQLIDPVALQMKKKDAVVAGQLTESNGDFSLEKINVMGNYRVKVTALGYVTKEISVAFGVNMKEGMQGMMNADKDLGNIKLKPHATQLKEVTVEASAHVMELKLDKKVFNVEKNIVSAGGTAQDVLKQVPSVSVDVDGNVTMRNAEPQIFVDGKPTTLTLDQIPADAIQSVEIISNPSAKYDASGGQGGILNIVLKKDRRMGYNGNVRLGVDQYARANCGADINMRNGKINIFLSSMYNERYSLTTGKTNRENLIGYPLTTISQNQKSITDGLFMMTRGGFDWFMDNRNTFTLSGNYVHGKFSPSDELTTRTDTTFPNKNSSSYDRTSGTSRQFSNTGASLQYKHLFPRQEQEWTADLNYNKSQFLASGDYTTKYSDVNGNHIGKDIFQNMDGTGHNGMFTGQTDLVLPFNSKDSTKKKLETGIRGSYRDFGSLTKNFIKNDSTGEFTLIKNQSTNYKYIDQIYAAYATFGIQKKKFNWEFGLRGESSFYTGELLDSNKTFKNYYPISLFPSFSSTYDLTKKDNFQFSYSRRINRPSFFQIIPFTDYSDSLNLKRGNPALKPEFTHSLEFSYLKTFNRENNLLATVYFKNTDNIITNYQQREYDTVLHRNIILSTYENANSSEVYGAELTSKHGIKKWLEFTTNFNFYYAVLNAKNLEANLSNERFSWFTKENFTFKLPKNISLQIAFEYRSKTNVPVTRGDNKYGGMSGWQQSPASTAQGYINPRYSIDGAIKYEFMKNKAASVSVNVRDIFGTDINQTITNSTFFSQTTSRIRDPHFVRLNFSYRFGKFDTSLFKRKNMKMNTDGMDVGM; from the coding sequence ATGGAAAAAAAATTTCTCTTTTCTTTATCTTTTTTATTTTTTATTCTCCAGTCCTTTTCTCAGCAATGGCCCGGTGGCGGACAAGGAAACTGGCAAGGCGGTGGCGGTGGCGGCAAAGAAAATTGGAAAGACATGGTAGAGAAAATGAAAGTCGGTCATTTATATGGAAAAATAATTGACAGCACCACTAACAAAGCGGTTGAGTTTGCTTCGGTTCAACTCATAGACCCGGTGGCGCTTCAAATGAAAAAAAAAGATGCAGTTGTTGCAGGGCAATTGACGGAATCAAACGGTGATTTCAGTTTGGAAAAAATAAATGTGATGGGAAATTATAGAGTGAAAGTTACTGCACTGGGTTATGTTACTAAAGAAATTTCAGTTGCGTTTGGAGTAAATATGAAAGAGGGAATGCAAGGGATGATGAATGCCGACAAAGATTTGGGAAATATAAAATTGAAACCTCATGCAACACAACTGAAAGAAGTAACGGTAGAAGCAAGCGCACATGTAATGGAACTAAAACTGGATAAAAAAGTTTTTAACGTTGAAAAAAATATTGTTTCTGCCGGAGGAACTGCACAGGATGTGTTGAAACAAGTTCCTTCCGTGAGCGTGGATGTGGACGGAAATGTTACCATGCGGAATGCCGAGCCGCAGATTTTTGTAGACGGAAAACCAACTACGCTAACGCTCGACCAGATTCCTGCCGATGCAATTCAGAGCGTGGAAATAATTTCAAATCCCTCTGCAAAGTACGATGCATCGGGCGGGCAAGGGGGAATTTTAAATATTGTTTTGAAAAAAGACAGGCGCATGGGCTACAACGGAAATGTTCGCCTCGGTGTTGACCAATATGCAAGAGCCAATTGCGGTGCAGATATAAATATGCGCAACGGAAAAATAAATATTTTTCTCAGCTCAATGTACAACGAGCGCTATTCACTTACTACCGGAAAAACCAATCGCGAAAATTTAATCGGGTATCCGCTCACAACTATTTCTCAGAATCAGAAATCAATCACCGATGGATTATTCATGATGACGCGCGGAGGATTTGACTGGTTTATGGATAACAGAAATACTTTTACGCTCTCAGGAAATTATGTGCATGGAAAATTTTCTCCTTCTGATGAACTTACTACAAGAACTGATACGACCTTTCCAAATAAAAATTCTTCTTCCTATGACAGAACTTCCGGCACATCGCGGCAATTTTCCAATACAGGTGCTTCGCTTCAATACAAACATCTTTTTCCCCGGCAAGAACAGGAGTGGACTGCCGATTTAAATTATAACAAAAGCCAGTTTCTGGCTAGCGGAGATTATACCACAAAATATTCTGATGTAAACGGAAATCATATCGGGAAAGATATTTTTCAAAACATGGATGGAACCGGCCACAATGGAATGTTCACCGGGCAAACTGATTTGGTTCTTCCGTTTAATTCCAAAGATTCAACTAAAAAGAAACTGGAAACCGGAATCCGCGGCTCTTACAGGGATTTTGGAAGTTTGACAAAAAATTTTATTAAGAACGACAGCACCGGAGAATTTACATTGATAAAAAATCAAAGCACCAATTATAAATATATTGACCAGATTTATGCAGCGTATGCAACTTTTGGAATCCAGAAAAAGAAATTCAACTGGGAATTTGGTTTACGTGGAGAAAGTTCTTTTTATACCGGAGAACTTCTGGATTCAAATAAAACATTTAAAAATTATTATCCAATAAGTTTGTTTCCAAGTTTTTCTTCCACGTATGATTTAACCAAAAAAGATAATTTTCAGTTTTCTTATTCGAGAAGAATTAACCGCCCGTCTTTTTTTCAAATCATTCCTTTCACCGATTATTCCGATTCGCTTAATCTGAAACGAGGAAATCCCGCCTTGAAACCTGAGTTTACACACTCGCTCGAGTTTTCTTATCTGAAAACTTTTAACCGGGAAAATAATCTTCTGGCAACTGTTTATTTTAAGAACACAGATAACATTATTACAAACTATCAGCAGAGAGAATATGATACTGTGCTTCACCGGAATATAATTCTCAGTACGTATGAAAACGCAAACTCAAGCGAAGTGTATGGCGCAGAACTTACAAGCAAGCATGGAATAAAAAAATGGCTGGAGTTTACAACCAACTTTAATTTTTATTATGCTGTGCTTAATGCAAAAAATCTTGAAGCCAATCTTTCCAATGAGCGATTCTCCTGGTTCACGAAAGAAAATTTCACTTTCAAACTTCCGAAAAATATCAGTTTGCAAATCGCATTTGAGTACCGCTCAAAAACAAATGTTCCCGTAACGCGCGGTGATAATAAATATGGCGGCATGAGTGGATGGCAGCAATCGCCTGCTTCCACTGCGCAGGGCTATATTAATCCGCGCTATTCAATTGACGGTGCTATCAAATATGAATTCATGAAAAATAAAGCCGCGAGCGTGAGTGTGAATGTTCGCGATATTTTCGGAACAGATATAAATCAAACTATCACCAATTCCACCTTCTTCTCTCAAACTACTTCGCGCATCCGTGACCCTCATTTTGTGCGCCTTAATTTTTCTTACCGCTTCGGAAAATTTGACACTTCGCTTTTCAAACGAAAAAATATGAAAATGAATACGGACGGAATGGATGTTGGAATGTGA
- a CDS encoding class I SAM-dependent methyltransferase: protein MKWIAKAIVQKGISFLPYSHNINFLFQKYITRGVFLSDEYFEDRLIHCANHYKYFRKYNSTKDFSHLEIGTGWYPVVPAGMFLYGASSITTVDLTRLSNPQFTLATLRKFHEYHRKNKLEKFLPGISEERLKIVLHEAENPSKDFFDLLEKHNIVYMVMDARKLFLPDASMDLITSNNTFEHIYPEILEGILQKLKLLCKSGGVMSHAIDLSDHFAHMDLSITIYNFLKFSDVQWKWINNNVQPLNRLRIYDYETLYKKQNIPIAERIDREPLMNDYKKIKVNEKYLSHPSEENAVSHSHLVTVM from the coding sequence ATGAAATGGATTGCAAAAGCAATTGTTCAGAAGGGAATTTCGTTTCTTCCCTATAGCCACAATATTAATTTTCTTTTTCAAAAATATATTACGCGCGGAGTTTTTCTTTCCGATGAATATTTTGAAGACAGGTTAATTCACTGCGCGAATCATTATAAATATTTCAGAAAATATAATTCCACAAAAGATTTTTCTCATTTAGAAATCGGAACGGGATGGTATCCGGTAGTTCCGGCAGGAATGTTTTTGTATGGAGCATCCAGCATTACCACTGTTGACTTAACGCGGCTAAGCAACCCGCAATTTACACTTGCTACTCTGAGAAAATTTCACGAATACCATAGAAAAAATAAATTAGAAAAATTCCTCCCTGGAATTTCTGAAGAAAGATTGAAAATTGTTTTGCACGAAGCAGAAAATCCTTCCAAAGATTTTTTTGATTTGCTCGAGAAGCACAATATTGTTTACATGGTGATGGATGCGCGAAAGCTTTTTCTTCCGGATGCGAGCATGGATTTAATTACTTCGAACAATACGTTTGAACACATCTATCCCGAAATCCTGGAAGGCATTCTCCAAAAATTAAAATTGCTTTGCAAAAGTGGCGGAGTCATGAGCCACGCAATTGATTTGAGCGACCATTTTGCGCATATGGATTTAAGCATTACCATTTACAACTTTCTGAAATTTTCCGATGTACAGTGGAAATGGATTAACAACAATGTTCAGCCGCTAAACCGTCTGCGGATTTATGATTACGAAACGCTTTATAAAAAACAAAATATTCCAATTGCCGAGCGAATTGACCGTGAGCCGCTGATGAATGATTATAAAAAAATAAAAGTAAATGAAAAATATTTATCTCACCCTTCTGAAGAAAATGCGGTGAGCCATTCGCATCTTGTTACAGTGATGTAA